ACCTTGCCTTGCCCCAAAGCTGAAATCAACAGCACCAGGAAATATCCCTTAAATCAAAAATGCTTCCCTCTGGCTATAACCCGGGCATCAAGCTccaccatcctcctcctcctgtggCGTTTAGTCTTGCGGGAGATGAGGAAGGAGCGAGCAGCCCCTTGCCcaacagctgctgtttgcaagGCATAAATCAAGGATTAAACCCTTGCTGAGATGGGAGAGATCACACATGCAAATTGCGAGGCCAGGATGAGCTGAAACACACTCTCCctgtttaatttctgtgtgaATTTTATCTGTTTACTTTTTCTGCTTGGACATGTGGCTGTATGAATACGTTTATCCAGAGTTATTAGTGCTGATGTGTTGGCTCAGACACTGCACCCCCCCGGTGCGTCACAATAAATTGGGCTGCAAAAGTTGTGTTTTGCATATAgcgaaagagaaacaaaatccaCATCCTCCCAGGAGGCGTTTGGCTTGAGGGGAATCTCTTATTTCTCATTTGGAGAAGGGCTACAGCAAAACTGCCACCGGTAGAGGAGTTGGGGTGGAGGGTTTTCACCTGGAAGCTCAGCCAGTTCAATGCACAAAAATATACCTTATTCCTCAGTGATAAAAACTGGCTGCAGACTCAGAAAATCGCGAATTATGGCAAGCGTTGGTTCGGCTAATTAACTCACTGTTGTCCCAGGGTTTATTTATATTAGCCTAGAGAGCTGATGAGGCAAATGGCACATGCCAGAATGGGGAAGATATTTTGCTGGGGCCCTGACCTGGGTTCCCTTTTCTCACCATCTGATTTCCACACAAGttgcatccttgttccctgcctcagtttccctctcGGCGCTGGAGGGGTTTCCTCCTGTTTTGGTGCCTGCCCGTGGTGGGGTTCCCCAAAAGCACTGGTAATCTCTGCCAGGAAAAAACTGCTAAAATGATTGTTTGCCTTCACCTACCTAATCAGAGATTCTCTCCTATAGAGGCCAAATATTGAGGGTTTGAGGTGATCGTCCCTTCTCGGATGGGGACCTGGCAATGCTACAACAACTTCACTGCGCTTCAGGGCGAGTGGatcaaaacaaagcacttcCCTGTGATCAAAGCAGATAATTATACATACATAGATAAAGGAAATTAAACGGTCCCTCCAGGGCCACCGTGGTTCTTTGCCAGGTAGCTAAACACAGCTGAGGTAAGAGCGCCACCCCAGACACCCCAAACTCAATGTGGGGGCTGCGTACAACAGCAGGAATGACCAAAAAGACACCCCCTGACTTTCACATTCTTTGCCTTGCTCAATCCCAACAAATTTTCTTCCAGGATCTGGGATTTTGTGTGAAAGACGGTGCTGCGAGTGTGACAGGTGGGCGGCAGAATGCGTTCAAACAATAGCCAGAACCTCCCACAAATCTGACACAAATTACCCCAACTTTCTGTGCAGGGGCTCAACTCCCTCCTGCTAGACACACCAAGCTCAAAACCTGACAGAAATGGTCCAAATTGGGcaggttttttgccttcccagCGGGCAGGTGGGGCACAACATGGCGCCCCTGTGCTGAAAAGGCGCCTGCTGCCTTTCCCCAAAGCCCGCCAGGCTTCAAGCCAGCATACACGAACAACCTGCTCCCCACAACTAAATAAATCATAAAAACAAAGTAATCCCTCCAAATAAAAATTGATATTCAAAGGTGAATTGTAAAGCACATTGGGTATTGTATTCACATTTTGGGAACTGATGGTGGGAGGGGTAGGAGACAACATGGAGCTTCAGGCTGATTTTCTGAAGTAAATATTTATGCACACACCGAGTTTTgcatctttttcttaaaaaacatatACCAGGAGTGACATTTGAGCATCCAACCAGTGAATCTTAAGCacttcagaggggaaaaaagataataaatcaACAGAAACAGCAAGCGGCTGCTGCACACCAACCCAGGCTccaaacccagctccctcagggAGCTCGGCCACAATACAGCCCCTTCCCACTCCTAATGACAATTTAAGCAATTAATACTCACTAAAGCAGTGGGGGGACATGGTGGTGGTGCCCTCAGGGGGTTGGGGAGGCTGTTTCTGGCACcccatctccagcagctcctcaggcCAAAGCTTCTGCAGCCACCTCATCCTTCTCCACAGCTGCACCCAATCCTAATTAGGCCTAATGAGCAGGCCCAGCTGCCCCCACAGCTCAGCCTCCATGGAAGAGccactgaaatgttttttgcaCACCTTCGGAGCAGGGAGTCCAAAAATAAAGGTGTTTTAAAGTGATTTTGTTCAAGTTTCACTTCAGCGTTGAGGGCTCCTGCCTGACTCCATTCAGCACTTTGCCATGAGCAACATCCCTACTTGTTCCCCTTCCTCACGCTTCCTACAGTAAACGTGGTGTCTTTATAACTCTAAAacactaatttcttcttttactaGTTTTCTGGTGTGCTCAAGGGCTTTGGGATGagagagcagagaggaaaatgatGAAGCTGATGCTGCCCCCTAAGGTTTGGGCTCAGCTCAACACGAGCACAAACCATCTCCATTTTGTACAACGCTGGAGCACAGGTTGCTCCTCGCACAGTTTCCCCCcatttctgcagtttctgaAACTCTTGAAAGCTGTCAGGTGAGTGCACACCCCACAGCCAGATTGCAACCCCAGGAAGGGTTCAGGTTGTCCAAAATCGTTAAATTAATCTGAGTTTTGCCTTTTAACCCACAGCGCACCCCCGTACACACAACTCCACTCGCGCAGTTCAGCTGGCGCATCTTTGCAACCTTTATTGCACAGAACATCCAAGAAAAGGGAGTTTGGTTAACAGAAATAAGCAATCTGCAGAGAGTctggagggagaaaggaaaactttTAATGTGATTTCGACAAAATCCAACAGAAAAGGAATCCAAGAGTACTGCAGATGTGGAGAACATGAATGACGtgacttctgctgctgttcaaGCACTGCAGATGAGGTGAACTTGTTAAATAATCAAAAAAAACTTGTTAAATAATCTAAAAACCAGCTCTCCAGTAGGAACAAGGTACCACAGAAACAGTAGcacaggcagaaaagcccagctACACATCGTAAGGCCAAGAAATGCTTACGGACAGCAAACAGAACCTGCCTAAAGGCTGAAAACTTCCAGTTCAACTGGGCTCCTTACCTGGAAAAAGTAAATCTAAGAAAGATGATGGTGATAGATGggatgcaggaaaagcagctttttataTGGCCCTGCCACATACTTGCCTTCAAGAGGGATGTGTAGAtcaggttcttagggacatgggttagtgccagggttgggttaacagctggactcaatgatcttgagggtcttttccaacccaaatggtTTTGTGATTTTATGACCTGCTGGTCCAGCAGCCACCAAAGCTCACCCGCAACCTTCTGCCCACTTGCGACCCTCAAAATGCGAGCGAGCAGCTCGTAAAAAACAGTAATCCTCCCCAAATACCAAGGGAATGCACAGTGCTTATTGTCCCATGACCGCATCGTTAGCTCCACCAAAGAGTAAACATGAGCTATGAATcatgtttctctttgtttctcgccTCTCATCCTTCTGCAAGGAAAATCCATGACCTGTTTACAAAGTAAATTCTCTGTGTAAAAGTGAGTTTCCCTGAAGAATGTTGCATTGGATTGTCtagaaaaaatacatgttgtaAAGGCTGGTACAAATTTCAGcagctaaaggaaaaaaaaaaaatcgaaaACAGATAAAGTTTTAACATCTTCGGATGCAAAATGGTTTTGCAGGTACAAAGTAGTTATCCTGGCAAAAATACAGAGAATCTGACGTGCGCTTTCTCCCCATGAAGCTGTGACTTACCATTCTTTCCAGTACTGTAATATTgactgtttggggaaaaaagaatttgAGCAAGTAACATTATTACAGGATAATGTTGCCATAAAATGGATTTTATCGAAgtaattttttactttaaagaaGAGTACTGTGAATTCACCTACCGCCGGGACTTACAGCAGCACTCCACACGCTGCTTCACTCGCCAGACACTCTGTCCCACCATAAAGCATAAAAGCTGCTTtgtattaaattttatttccacCAAGCTCATCACAGAAATCAAAGTAACTTCTTCACCAGCATTAAAACCTGTTCTAAACCACCAGTACTTCAAGCAGagctcctttctttttattcttcaaatgCTCTCAATAAACAGTAGCAGAGAACACAAAGTACTAGCTCAGATCTTGGTAGTTCAGTTTAAAAAGCCATTTATATTTCTGTGCTGATTTGGAAACATCAAagatcaattttttttctcattgttccTTACTTCCAAAAAATCTACTCTGTCTCTGCCCTGGCTGATGAGGTGTCTCCTGTTATCTGTTGCACGTCTAAGTGCACATGTGCTTTCTTCAAGTTAGTGCTTGATACATGTCCAAAAACCTGAGTGAAGCTGAAACACTGCAAGCCATAAATCGAGGGCCAAGTCCCAGAGTTCTTACACTTCAGTCCAAATTCCCAGTCCTATAGGGGAAAGCATCACAGGATTCCAGCTGTACATTCTACGGTACTTCGTAACCTTACCAAAGGGGAATTTAAGATGAAAAAAGCTTGACGGATGATGTGTGAAGTAGGCAAGGTTCCCAGTGATCACTGCTCCTTGGAAGCTTGTTCCCAGGACTCTTGATCCTTTGGCTGTACTAATTTCACTTGGAAACTAATGACTATCAAGTTCTTGGCTTGGACTAAAGCTCTGGAGTAGCCCAAAAGCTCCAGAGTACGGCAAAGGAGATGAGATTCCCCATGTCCAAATAACAGCACTCAGAAGAAGCCTACGCCTGCTCATGTCGCATTTTACTGCTTCATTAGACTTCACCAAATCAGATTAATTTGCTCTGCAGTCTCAGGAATGTGCTGGTATTATTCTTTTTGCTCAATAGGTCTCGATAGTTAGCCAGCTGATCTCAAACTTAAGCAAGAAACAAGCATGGACACAGCAATCCCATTCTCCCTTCATGTATTAATCACTCCTGAAACAGCCCAGTGCGACAACACAGGCAGTTCTAGTTGGATTAAAACTTCTCACTGCATTCTtgcatgggaaaagaaaaataaaggaaccTCATGTTTGATACAGTGTTGGCTGACACAGCTTTGGAAAAGATTCTGGAATTCTGTTCCCttgctttatttaaatttcaacagaaaaaaataaaacacgtTCCTGAGTTTAGAACTGTTCGGCTTTTCCTGACAATGAGGTAAATAAAGCTCCTCCAAGCATAAGTAAAAACTggctgtagaaaaaaaatcatctaagCACATCAAGAGACGTCACAGCAAATCTGACACTTCAGTGTGAGGAAAAGCTTCTCACCTTCATCTAACTCCACAATTACAAAAACAAGTCTCTAGTTTTTGTTAAGATCAAACAGCTCTTCTCACACGCAGGCTGGTGCAGAATTACTGAAGACTTGTTTGTCCCATAACCACAGAACCAGGAAGTTCATGTGTGCTCAGAGATCTCCACAGAAACCATCTTTAAGACAACAATGAGTGCTTGGAAATTTGCTTCAGGGGAATTTTGTCTCCATcagtttcatttgcttttctcacTCAGAATACATTCAGTCAGATATTTAGAGCTGCCGTGGCCTTCACTAAGGTGACCTGGTTGTCCGAGTCCCGCTCTGTCCTGCCACTATCTGCACAGTCACTCTTGGTGGCCACGGCCTTTTGTTGGTGCCTTTCTTCCTGACGCTTCTTCTTCTCCAGCCGCTGCTGttccttcttttgtttcttggaTACCTGAGAGGATGAAAACACAAAGCTGAAAATACACGTTTTCTGCTCGGTTGCGGAAAAACAATACACTGGAAAGAAGACAGGCAGATATCAAAGCAGCTGCCAGGGAATGTTTATTCCAAACTACTTATCAGGACTTTATTTTGAGTCATTTTGGCAAGAGTGCCACATGTCACTAATAAATGTTTGCATCAGAGAAGTCACGGCTGTAGCAGCAACAAAAGCCagtattttaattcaaattagAAGACAGTTGCCAATTAAGCAACCCTAAGCATTCCCCTGGTAGTTAAAGGGCGTTCAAATCACAGCCAAACCACCGTGACATACCTTTGGGTTTCTGCTAGCTCGATTCTCTTCACTGGCTCCAGCCCGtcctttgctgttttttgtttcacCTCGATGCAAGCTCCGATTTCCAGAGATTCTTGAACCACTTCCATTTGCTTCCTGCAGAGTTCTGCTACACGAAttctgctctttgctctggggaTTGCGCTGCCCCTCAGTACCTACCAAACGACAGAGCTTTTGCTCAGACACACTCTATCCAGAAGTTGTCTCACTGTTGGCCAATTTCTTCTTCTAGAGTTTCTGGAACAGTGTATCTTTTTTGGCAATCAGATGGTATTTGTCCTCACTAATAACCTTCCTGAGCACAGAAAGGCTGAGGTGGCAGCACAGCGAACAGCAAACTTCGACCGCCACCGTCCCTGCTGAACTGCTGTTTACAGGGAACACTAATGTCAGATAGCATTATTATGAAGCACCAGGTGACAAATTCTGTGTACTTACTGATTTTTTCCAATTCTTTCACTTGCAAGACAGCAAATATTGCAGATTCTATATTGTAGCCTTCCTCTTCCAGAATCTGACTTACTAAATCAGTGTCCTGTCCACAAGAGGAGAAAGATAACACTTAAGAGAGTTCAAATCACTGACATACGTTCATTTAACAGCCATATGCATCACTAACTGCTGTCTGCTTTTGACCTTTCAATCAGCCTGTGTTCCAGTTCTGAAAAAGGTGAGGGAGAAAATCTTAACATCCTGAAGATATCAGGAGAAAGGAATACGCTGTTTCAGTGTAACTGTTTCACTTTTGACCCCTTCTGTTCTCTGCATTTGCGCCATGCAAGCAGCAACCACATAAGCAATCCAGTGACAACAGCTAAGATTCAGATTAAATAATCATTTGCAATGTTCAACTACAGCCAGCCTCAAAGGATTTTagcttttaaaagttgtttcaaagtaattttgctGATAGACTGGAAAACAAACCTTCCACAATTATTAGCCGTCCACACAGATTACGTATTTCATCTGTGTTTAAGCGTTGAGTCTAGGGTGAAATGCAGCCTTATTTCTGGCTGTGGTACTGAAATTATCCAGGATGAATATTTTTTAGAATTTTTACCAAGGCTACTTCCATGTATTAAGGTCTGAACATGAAGCACATAAGGGCTACTCAATACTTACCGAACATCCGCTTGCTTTACACACTTTTTGTACAGCATCTTCATCTTCAACCTCATTTTCAGAGTTACCCTTTTGAGGCTTCACTTCCTCCTCATTAGAATTCAAATCATTTTTGCAAAACAtctgcaagaaaagcaaagcccaGCAGATCACACAAACATGCAACAATTTCATCATCTACAGCAAAAAAACTGACATCATCAGAAATTTAATAATTATGGCACACTTTGTCAGAAATATCCTGTGTCAAAGCATCTTAGAAACTGGGCAACTTCCATCATCACTGAcaccgtttcccatgacttgtACACTACTGACCAAACCCTCACATGCTACAGGATCATCAATGCCAACGAAAAATCGCTGGCTTTTGAAATGAAGTATTAATCTATTCTACAATGCCACAGATTATACAGTTGTGTGAAGAGAACCTCCAGGAAAGCACAGCTTAgtccttaaaatgaaaaagtgagATATGAAGATGGCTGTTGTACCCAGCTgtttaatttctctctctttcctccctttATTTTTGCACTTGAGATGCATGAGTACGTAATTCAGGTGGGGTTGCTTCAAGGCATCTACAGCATCAGATCTGGGATCGATTTTCAGCCTGGTAATTTGAACACTTCACTGTCCATCTCAGGAGAAGAGGCAGCACTACTCACAACGACCCCAGGGGCTTTTCGATCCCCATAATGAAACAGGGACCAAATTCTTTTCTCAATCTCAATataaatgagaaaggaaatcaAGCAGTAACATTCATGTTTTGTTTATCACCCACAGCTGGCTCAGGTCATCCATGATCACCCACCTCCATCTGAAGATACGCCGGAGCTTCAGAATCGTCACTGATTCTCCTCACGCTGTCGTAGTGCTCTCCGTACCGATACGCAATATGCAGCTCCCTCGCATTGGTTTTGTCTGTGCCCTGAACCTAAGTGAAAGGAACAAATCCCAAATGAGCATCTGGAATCAACTTCAGcatcttatttttcaaagtattaTGTTTTCTTGAAGCAGTGATAAACACTGTGATCGGAAGCAAAGTACATAGCTCCTGAAGCATCTTTAAACAGGAAGAGCTGACCTAACGATCCAGATGTGCCCAGATACACAACGCTGGCTCAGTTACATcctaacaaacaaaatatttcagtggaaaGCTCAGAACTATTCTCTAAACTTTGTACAAGAGTTACAAGTTTTCTGATCATCTTCCCAGACATGGTCTCAGTGACAGCTCCCATTCAGTGTACAACAGCTTTTCTACTTCAAACACGAGGAAAAGAGTCAGTTCAAGTTATGACCACAGTGAAAACTGTCACCCAGGGTAAGCTTTGTCCTGCAGTCAGACAAGATGCTGTTTTAACAGTTAGCGTGCAAAGTGGATGTGttttgttattaaaagaaaGACTAATACAAATAAAGCCCAATAATGAAAATGTATAAACCCCGTTCAGGAGCACTGTTAACAACCAAATGTTCTTTTGCTCTGTCAGCACCACGTACACCAGTTTCTGTAGAAAATTCCTGCTCTGAGTATTATCTCTACTGATGCAAGAATAACTCCTACCATGATCATTGGTGTCTCAAACTATTAGCTAAAAGCTACACAGGATTCCAGCTCTTGTGAAGAATGCAGACAATCACACTGCATTTGCAGATCTCCTTTGCTTACCTGTCAAGCCAGAGTTCAAAGATCTGACAGCTTTCCTGGAGAAGACGTCAGTAAGCAAACAACAAGAAATGCTTGTTTTAGGGCTCCAGAGTTTCCCAATCCTTTTACGTCTTCAAATCAGCTTACGCCAACTTACAGAATTTACACCAAGTCACCTTTCAAACACGTCTGCAGTTTGTGCTGCACGGATTTCACAACAGATATTCTCCATTCATCTACTTTACACTTGTTCACCTTTGAGTTCCAACTCAACACTTGGTTATCCTATTAAGTTATTCAACATGTTGGATCTCAATAAGATGTATTATCGACATTTCTCCTCTGCCAGAGCCTACATAGGTATCTAAGAAATCCCAAAGCTCTTGAATAATCATTCTGAAAATCAGGCAATTTAGCTCTCAGTCGTGAAGCCTCTTTTCGCGTGATCTTTCCATAATACACTAGAAATGTAAAAGACAGCTCAgatcaaaaaaggcaaaaacactgaaaaaaggtAAGCAGTTATCAAAGAAGCCAATATCCAACCTAACTTGAAGCTCTACATTTACAGTCACtatcaaaaaaaggaaaagggtgTTTAAAGCCCTAAAAAGTCAAGctccaaagagctgctgcttagGCCAGAGCTTGAGAAAGAGCTGAAGGTCCTGAACATTTCTGCTCATGCTGttccagctcagctgcagcgTATACAAATGGTTCTCTTAAAATTAAAGGGTAACTCACCATCTGCTTTAGAGTTGGGACCAAAGGAGATATTCACACCATCTGCTTTTTTGGAATCTAATCTAAAGTTCTGCTGGGGCTCCAAAGCAGAGAGCAGGATAAAATAAGAAGTATGTAGATCCatagaaaattaagaaaaaaagtgttctggGTTAGTTAAGTCTAACAATGTGCTAACATTGTCACCATATTGTGGTCCTCTATATTATTTGACACCCTGATGTCTCCTCTGTGCGGGCAGGAGACTCCTCCTATTAACAGCTTTTTACTTATGCCATTCTCAGGAGCCTAAGACAACCTTTCACTGATAATACCACGCTCAGACAAAGCAGAACCTCACCACAAACTCTGTATTTACAACCCTGGAAAGGTCaatgaatggggaaaaaaaaaaagagtttaaagTTTTTGAGAGGATATATGAAATATCGATAAGGGGTAAGTACACGGAGGTGAGTATCCGGttcaaaacacaaacagcaTCCCCATGACCTCCCCTGCAGGGTTGTTACCTCTGTTCACCCTCACGGGTCAAGCATTCATTTGTGTAATTGTCAGGTAcgctttaaaaaacaacaatatgTAGGTTAGCTGTCTTACTGCCCATGGCTGCCATATAAATAAGAGTTTAAACTTGTTTGAGTTCAGGAATCCACCTGACACTGTTTTAAACGTATTTAAGACACCACTGAGAGCTTTCATCTGGTCTTTTATCTTTATTGCCCTGTTTAATCTATATACTTCATTGGTTCTTCCTGTAAATTGGGGCCAGAAACAACCCTGCCTTCAACACAGGTTCTCGCTTGCTTAAGAAACAGGCAGAGATCGAGGGTGGACCCCTTCCAGCGTGGACTTTTCAccgaaaaacaacaaaaaagagagcAGGAGAGACTTGATGGATTAATTGTTCCAGTGTCCCGCTGTCAGAGGAAATCAGACACATGGTCCTTTCCAGAAGCTAATTAAACAGCACCTTAAGGTTTTAAATATTCTTCCCTCTTCTGCCCAGTGCAGAAACCCATTTCTCCAACCGTCAGAAAACTTCTCATTCCAAATTCCATGCAGAACTGATGGAGCTTCACTCCCATACACCACAGGGATTGCCTTGCTATACCTTCACTTCCATATTTCTGCACATTATCATACAGGTTTCCTTAGGCCTGGCTCAAATTCATGTGAGAAAACCCACCTAATATGTAGTTCGAtcttcagaagaggaaaaaaacatatcaATGAAACCAGTAGCTCAAAACCAAATCACAACATGCTGCTCTGTCTCCTCATACTTATCTTTCaagcattgttttctttcatcccCTCCTAGCTAAAATCCAGAGTGTTTTGCTTCAAGGCTGAAAAAGCAAGTGCAGCAACACCACGCCAAGCTAACTGCGGCCGCTGACAATTCTCTTTTAATACATCAGGAAGTTTCAGCACTATTTGTATTCGCCAGCTAAAAATTAGGGCAAAATATAGAAGTTTTGTTTCTCACCTGCCACAGTGGAGTATTAAACTGATGAATAACCACATTGATTTGATTGTTCCTTGCAAAGGCCACAATAGCATCGTTGCCAGCAAAGGTACCGGGCTTTGCCAAATTGGtaactaaaggaaaaaacattcaGAAGAGTTGGAAACCTCATTTCTGACACTTCCACAAGCACTGGAGGGATAGTGAGTAACAAAAGTTCAACACAAGCCCAAGAAATTCTGGAAAGGAAATCCCAACTGTGAGACAGTGACTGCTGAGGCAAGAATTTGGCCGCGACAGAAGTTAATGCATTTTAAACGACCACAGAAACCTCCAAAAACTGCAGTACACCCTTTGATTAGGCAAGGCTGTCAGCTCTGCGTTAGCTCGGAAGGAAGAGTGCCACATACTAAATGCATCACTGCATAGTACTTGGCACATCCCTGAAGCTATGAAAACAAAGGCCAAGtgccaaggagaaaaagaaacccacTCCACACCCACCAGTGTTCAAGGAGAGCCAGACTACTTTTGCAAGTTCGTTTTGTAAACACCAATTTTTTactccttgcctttttttttgcctctttcctTCTCCAAGTTTCTCCTAAAATTAATCAATTTCCAAGACAAATATAACACAAGTTTAATAGCTCATCTTTCTACAGAAACATAACAGAGAGAAATGTAAATTCACTGTTTCTGAAAACTAGAGAGGAGCCATAACACAGTTCTGGCAGGAGGAAATGTTTAGTAGGAAAGTGCTCAAGTGAGATTTAATCACATTACACAATCACGACTTCCATTAGCGTCCTGCAGAGACCGTACCATGTTTGTCAAAGGGCACATCATCCTCCACAAAAGGCTCAAAATCCTCTCGCTGCTTTATCATGTAATCCACCGTTTCCTGGCGATGTCTGAGGTGGTTCTGCGAGTGACCCTCGAGCTGGTCACCAAGTGCCCGAAACAAACAGTTGCTACACAGAGAAACCACAAGTTAGTGTGTCTGAAACTGAGCTAACAGATACATCACTATATAAATGACTGTGGCAGAGTGGTGGAAGGTATATGGtgttaaaggaaaagaaaaagagccaTGTTTTTTCTGTCCAGGAAGTTCAACAAAGATAT
This genomic interval from Columba livia isolate bColLiv1 breed racing homer chromosome 21, bColLiv1.pat.W.v2, whole genome shotgun sequence contains the following:
- the OTUD3 gene encoding OTU domain-containing protein 3 translates to MSRKQAAKARQGPGAGKRRQPRQHPARAAPDPDAGGGGLARQLRALGLKLREVPGDGNCLFRALGDQLEGHSQNHLRHRQETVDYMIKQREDFEPFVEDDVPFDKHVTNLAKPGTFAGNDAIVAFARNNQINVVIHQFNTPLWQVQGTDKTNARELHIAYRYGEHYDSVRRISDDSEAPAYLQMEMFCKNDLNSNEEEVKPQKGNSENEVEDEDAVQKVCKASGCSDTDLVSQILEEEGYNIESAIFAVLQVKELEKISTEGQRNPQSKEQNSCSRTLQEANGSGSRISGNRSLHRGETKNSKGRAGASEENRASRNPKVSKKQKKEQQRLEKKKRQEERHQQKAVATKSDCADSGRTERDSDNQVTLVKATAALNI